The DNA window TGCTCTTACCGAGTATTTGATGAAAGCTGTATTCTTTGTGCACTTCCTTGCGCAGACGACTCACCTCGCGGCGGAGCGCCGCCTCGCGGATCGCGCGTTCGACCACCCGAACCAATTCCTCGGTCTTCACCGGCTTGGTGAGGTAATCGCTCGCTCCATGCCGCATCGCATCCACGGCGGTTTCCACCGTGCCGAAAGCCGTCATGAGAATCACCCCGATGTCGGGATACCGCTGTTTGACCTCCATCAGCAACTCAGTGCCCTGCATGCCTTTCATCCGGAGATCGGTCAGGACGACGGCGTAATCTTCCTCACTCAGCTGCTGAAGCGCCTCGTCTCCGCTGCCCACCCCCAGGCATTGGTGCCCGCGGCCCTGCAGCACATCACAGAGCAAGCTCCGCATGTCGGCGTCATCGTCGACGACCAGTACCGCGCCCCATTCTTCAGTCATACAGCGTTCCTCTCTGAATCCTCCGGCGGGTCGGCGCCCGCCGAACATGCGCGAACAGACTAATCGGCCAACTCCTGAGCGGTCAAGTGGCGTCCTGCCGCAGCGGGCATCCGACGCCTGCCCCAAAATGCCCCATCGGTCATGACCGCTCTTGGCCTCAGCAACTCCAGCGCTGCAGGCAACTCACCATTCCATCACGTGTTCCGTCTCTCTGGAACGGCACTTCTCTTGCGTTCTCCTGACTACGTGGGAGTGGCGGTATGAGCTCGAGGTCATCAGAGCAGGACAACCAACAAACCAAGGAGACGGCACCGCTGGTGCCGGCCTCTGTTTCAGTAGTGCAAGGGCAAGGCCATCCGCAGGTACCGGTTACGCTCGCCCGAAACGCGCCTCCTCCCAAGCCCAGACGGGCAGCGATCGTGTTGGCCATGGTGTGCATCCTTCTGGTCCTGGCCGTGGGCCTGTGGCGCTGGTGGTCCAATGATCCGGTGGCTTCGCACTATAAGACCCTCCCCGTCGAACGTGGACCAATCACCTCGCTGGTCACCGCCACCGGCGCCGTGAATCCTGTGATTTCCGTCCAGGTGGGCAGTCAGGTGTCGGGCAAGATCGCCAAGCTCTATGCCGATTTCAACTCGGTGGTACGAGAAGGACAGATCCTGGCCTCAATCGACCAAAAGCCGTACCAAGCCAAGGTCAGTCAGGCCAAGGCGGCACTCAAAAGCGCGCAGGCCAGTCTCGCCAAAGCCCGGATCATGCTTACGCAGCGCTCATTGGAATTCAAGCGGATGATGGCTCTGCGGGAACAACAATTCGTCGCCCAATCGGAGTTGGATCTCGCGACGACCAACTTTCGCGATGCCGAGGCGCAACTCGACCTCGCGCAGGCGCAAGTCGATCAAGCCAAAGCCACGCTGGCCTCAGCCGAATTGGACCTGGGCTATACCACCATTTTCTCGCCGGTGAACGGCACCGTCGTTTCTCGCAACGTGGAGGAAGGACAGACCGTCGTAGCCAGTTTCCAAACGCCCACCCTGTTTGTCCTCGCCCAGGACCTGACCCGCATGCAGGTCATTGCCAACGTCAGCGAATCCGATATCGGCGGAGTCGCCGAAGGCAAATCGGCAGACTTTCGTGTGGACGCCTATCCCAGGGAATTCTTTCACGGCATCGTGACGCAGGTCAGGAACGCGCCGATCAGCATTCAAAATGTCGTGACCTACGATGTGATCATCTCGGTCGAGAACCCCGAACTCAAACTGAAACCCGGGATGACCGCCAACATCTCGATCGTCACGGCCCGCAATGACGATGCGCTCCGCGCACCGAACGCTGCGTTGCGATTTCGCATGCCAGGTGTACCGCTGGATCGCAAGACGTCTCAACTCTGGATCCTGGAGACGACGGGGCGCGTGCGGGCAGCCCCGGTCACGCTCGGCATAGCGGATTCCCTGTTCACAGACATTACTTCCGGCGACGTGCACGAAGGCGACGCGGCCATCGTCGGTGTCGCGACGGCGGAGGATACCGCGCAGGAG is part of the Nitrospira sp. genome and encodes:
- a CDS encoding efflux RND transporter periplasmic adaptor subunit, which gives rise to MSSRSSEQDNQQTKETAPLVPASVSVVQGQGHPQVPVTLARNAPPPKPRRAAIVLAMVCILLVLAVGLWRWWSNDPVASHYKTLPVERGPITSLVTATGAVNPVISVQVGSQVSGKIAKLYADFNSVVREGQILASIDQKPYQAKVSQAKAALKSAQASLAKARIMLTQRSLEFKRMMALREQQFVAQSELDLATTNFRDAEAQLDLAQAQVDQAKATLASAELDLGYTTIFSPVNGTVVSRNVEEGQTVVASFQTPTLFVLAQDLTRMQVIANVSESDIGGVAEGKSADFRVDAYPREFFHGIVTQVRNAPISIQNVVTYDVIISVENPELKLKPGMTANISIVTARNDDALRAPNAALRFRMPGVPLDRKTSQLWILETTGRVRAAPVTLGIADSLFTDITSGDVHEGDAAIVGVATAEDTAQEKLPPGFEFGPKMR